In the Oceanispirochaeta sp. genome, one interval contains:
- a CDS encoding AraC family transcriptional regulator: MRPSVNVQYYRPEKIPGIEIARIESSNHCFPRHFHQHTYSLGLVDIGASYCLDKRSEALTSGCTTALINPGQIHTGIPYNDQVINYRMIYIAESFLNNLVYEITGRTESFEFKGLVSDDSFLRGGLNQLSQQIILEYPLMEIESSLLTVFSYLFGANMRISCPDPVSDSVFERAKSSLGANLNQTLSLEDMANDMGLSRYQCLRGFKKKFGLTPHSYRIQMRLEKAASLIRSGTGLLDTAMMTGFTDQSHFSKVFKNYYGATPYQFALIQ, encoded by the coding sequence GTGAGACCTTCAGTCAATGTTCAGTATTACAGGCCTGAGAAAATTCCCGGCATTGAAATTGCGAGAATTGAGAGCAGTAACCACTGTTTTCCCAGACATTTTCATCAGCATACTTATTCTCTTGGCCTCGTTGATATTGGAGCCAGTTATTGTCTTGACAAACGTTCTGAGGCCTTGACCAGCGGGTGCACCACAGCTCTTATCAATCCCGGTCAGATACATACAGGAATACCCTATAATGATCAAGTCATAAACTACAGGATGATTTATATAGCCGAATCGTTTCTCAATAATTTGGTTTATGAAATTACCGGGAGAACTGAATCCTTCGAGTTTAAAGGTCTTGTTTCTGATGATTCATTTTTGCGGGGAGGTTTGAATCAATTGTCACAGCAGATCATCCTGGAATATCCCCTGATGGAAATTGAAAGTTCCCTACTCACTGTTTTTTCCTATCTCTTCGGTGCCAATATGAGAATCTCATGCCCTGATCCTGTATCAGATAGTGTTTTTGAAAGAGCTAAATCCTCTCTTGGTGCCAATCTTAATCAGACACTTTCTCTTGAAGATATGGCCAATGATATGGGTTTAAGTCGCTATCAGTGCCTGAGGGGATTCAAGAAAAAATTTGGTTTGACACCTCATTCCTATCGGATTCAGATGCGACTGGAAAAAGCCGCCTCTCTGATACGTTCCGGTACGGGTTTACTGGATACTGCAATGATGACGGGTTTTACGGATCAGAGTCACTTTTCCAAGGTTTTTAAGAATTATTACGGTGCGACACCCTATCAGTTTGCATTGATTCAATGA